TGGGCGCACAAGCTGCCGGGAGGAGTGTTCGGGGAGAGCGGTCCTCACGTCGTTTATCTGACCTTGCCCTTCATCAACCCCATTCGCGAGGTGCAGATCATCGGTAGGAAAGTACTTGAGGAGCATCCCTGGTCATCCTACGAGGACTACCGGCTCAATCTGATAGGCGATGAGGCGACGAGCTCGGTGTCCATGATCTACGACACAAAGCAGTGGTCGGGTCAGATCGATCTCTGGGGTGAAGACGGCACGCTGCGCGTCGACATGGAGAGTCAAGCCCTGATTCACACTCGCCGCGAGGAGTTGAAGCTGATCCCCGTCGGCCTTTCATCGCTTGGGGAAGCCGCCCAGATCTTGATGAGCGGGCTGGGTACCGGATTCGAGATGATGACGCGGCGCTACACGCAGACTCACCAGGCGCTCCTTGGCGCTTTCGTTGACGCGATCGTCGGTGACACCGAGTCGCCCGTGCCCGGAGAGCAAGGCAAAGAGACCATCCGCGTCATGAACATGATCACGCAGCAGCTCTGATGTGTGGTGTTGTGGGGGGGGTGGCGCTTCAGACGGCGCATCGTGAGGCGCTTGGGCGAGATGCCCAGAGCATGCTTTCAGCGCTGGACCATCGTGGTGGCGATGGGCGCGGGCTGAGCTGTTTCGGCTACGACGGAACCAGGGGGCTCGTCGAGGTGTCCGAGGAGGACGCCCCAAGCATTGTGCTCGGGCATTCGCGGATGGCGATCATTGACGTCTCGGACGCGGGCCTGCAGCCTATGCGGAGCCATGACGGTACATGCTGGATCTCGTTCAACGGCGAGATCTACAACTACATCGAGCTTCGGGACGAGCTCGGAATCAAGGGACACAGGTTTCGAACCGAGACCGACACCGATGTCCTGCTGGCTGCCTACAGGGAGTGGGGAGTCGGGTGTCTGACGCGGCTCAACGGGATGTACGCGTTCGCGGTGGTGGACGCCCTGAGCGGGAATGTGCTGTTGGCGCGGGACCCACTGGGGATCAAGCCGCTCTACTACTGTAGGGTTGGCGACACCCTGCTCTTCGCCTCGGAGATCAAGGGCATTCTGCGCAGCAGCCTGTACCAGCGTGATCTGGATACCGAGGCGGCGCATCACTATTTTAGCCTTCTTTACGTTCCGCATCCGCTCACGCTGTTCAAATCGATTCGTCAGCTTCCACCGGCTCACTATCTGCAGCTGAGGCTCAGGGACGCAAGCATCAGGGTCTTGCGGTATTGGCGTCCCCATCGGAGACCAGCAATCGAGCGCATGTCTCGGGGCGATGCGAATCAGGAGCTAAGGGCGGAGCTCACAGCCGCGGTCCGGCGGCAGATGCGGAGCGATGTCCCTCTTGGTTGTTTCCTGAGTGGAGGGGTGGATTCGACCATAGTGGCGGCTGCCATGAAGCAGGCGGCATCGAAGGTGCACACGTATACGGTCACCTTTCCTGAGCAGCAGTACCAATACTACGACGAGAGCGATGTGGCGCTGGCAACGAGTCAATACCTTGGCACCGAACATCACACGCTGCCGGTGCGCCTCAACGAGCCTGGGCTGCTGTTCCAACTTTTGGACCATTTCGACCAGCCGTTCGGAAACCCGACCTACTACCTGATGCACCTGATTTCGCGGGAGGCGCGAAAGCACATCAAGGTGGCGCTATGCGGCGCTGGCGGTGACGAGCTGTTCGCTGGCTACCCGCGCCATCGTGCGGTAATGCTTGCGAAGTGGGCACACTGGGTGCCGCGCCCACTTGTGGGGGCGGCCGCCGCTCTCTTATCCGCATCACGCCTGGCCGGTCGCAATGCGGTAGTGCGGCGCGCCCTCTCATTCGTTGAGGGTCTGGATCCGGATTTCTTTGTTCAGTACCTGAACTGGACGTATTTCTCTTCCGAGCAAGACAAATCGTCCCTGCTCGCGTTTCCGCATACCGGGTGCTCCTCGCCCGAGATCTTGCGTGGGCTATACGACGCAAGTGAGCTGTCGGATCCCGGCAACAAGCTCCTCGAGATGGATGTAGAGAGCTTTCTTGTGGACAATCTGCTGGAATACACAGACAAGATGAGCATGGCGGTGCCGATCGAGGTGCGCGTGCCGTTTCTCGACCATCGAGTGGTCGAGCTCGCGCTGAACATCCCCTTTCGAAACAAGCTCGGCCGTCGCCACACGAAGCTCCCGCTGCGCGAAGCCTTCAAGGATGCCTTTGTGCCCAAAGCGGCCAAAGCACCCAAACGCGGTTTCAATGTGCCGCTGGCTCAGTGGATTCGGGGAGAGCTGGGGATGTACTTCGAAGACGGAAGGGAACTGGCTGGCGCGCCGAGACGTCGCGGCCAGACATGGAAGGAGGGACTGCTGCGACCCGAAGCCATCCACCGTTACCGTGGAGAGCACGCTCGAGGACTCCGAGATCGCTCCTACGAGCTCTTCGGGATCATGATCTTCGACGCCTGGTACGCTCGCTTTCTTGGTGGCTAGAGCTCTTCGGTGTTCAGGTTGAGTCCGGGATCGAGGCTCGCGATTCGGTGACTCCTCAGGCTTAGCGCTCCCCCAACAGGTCGAGGCGACTTGACAGCTGATCACGGGGCGCGAGAGCCTGAGCCATGCGCACAACGAATCGGACCATGGTTACGGGGGGGGGGAGGCTTCATCGGGAGCCATCTTTGCGAGCGGCTTCTGCGGGAGGGCCATGAGGTTCTGTGTGTCGATAACTTCTACACTGGTGATAAACGGCACATTGCGGGGCTGTTGACGAACCCGTATTTCGAACTGCTGCGTCACGACATAACGTTTCCGCTCTACGTGGAAACGGATCGGATCTACAACCTGGCGTGTCCGGCAAGTCCGGTGCACTACCAGTTCGATCCAGTACAAACCACTAAGACTAGCGTCCACGGGGCCATAAACATACTCGGTCTCGCGAAGCGGCTGAAGGCGCGTGTGCTGCAGGCGTCCACGTCCGAAGTCTACGGTGATCCCCGCGTGCATCCGCAACCCGAAGGGTACTGGGGCAATGTCAATCCGATCGGACCACGGTCGTGCTACGACGAGGGCAAGCGTTGCGCCGAGACGCTTTTCTTCGACTACCACCGCCAGCTCGGGCTGGAGATCAAGGTGGTTCGTATCTTCAATACATACGGGCCCCGAATGCACCCGCAGGACGGACGCGTCGTGAGCAACTTCATCGTTCAGGCGCTCAGGGGCGAGCCCATCACGGTCTATGGGC
The Pseudomonadota bacterium DNA segment above includes these coding regions:
- the asnB gene encoding asparagine synthase (glutamine-hydrolyzing), encoding MCGVVGGVALQTAHREALGRDAQSMLSALDHRGGDGRGLSCFGYDGTRGLVEVSEEDAPSIVLGHSRMAIIDVSDAGLQPMRSHDGTCWISFNGEIYNYIELRDELGIKGHRFRTETDTDVLLAAYREWGVGCLTRLNGMYAFAVVDALSGNVLLARDPLGIKPLYYCRVGDTLLFASEIKGILRSSLYQRDLDTEAAHHYFSLLYVPHPLTLFKSIRQLPPAHYLQLRLRDASIRVLRYWRPHRRPAIERMSRGDANQELRAELTAAVRRQMRSDVPLGCFLSGGVDSTIVAAAMKQAASKVHTYTVTFPEQQYQYYDESDVALATSQYLGTEHHTLPVRLNEPGLLFQLLDHFDQPFGNPTYYLMHLISREARKHIKVALCGAGGDELFAGYPRHRAVMLAKWAHWVPRPLVGAAAALLSASRLAGRNAVVRRALSFVEGLDPDFFVQYLNWTYFSSEQDKSSLLAFPHTGCSSPEILRGLYDASELSDPGNKLLEMDVESFLVDNLLEYTDKMSMAVPIEVRVPFLDHRVVELALNIPFRNKLGRRHTKLPLREAFKDAFVPKAAKAPKRGFNVPLAQWIRGELGMYFEDGRELAGAPRRRGQTWKEGLLRPEAIHRYRGEHARGLRDRSYELFGIMIFDAWYARFLGG
- a CDS encoding SDR family oxidoreductase gives rise to the protein MGPWLRGGGGFIGSHLCERLLREGHEVLCVDNFYTGDKRHIAGLLTNPYFELLRHDITFPLYVETDRIYNLACPASPVHYQFDPVQTTKTSVHGAINILGLAKRLKARVLQASTSEVYGDPRVHPQPEGYWGNVNPIGPRSCYDEGKRCAETLFFDYHRQLGLEIKVVRIFNTYGPRMHPQDGRVVSNFIVQALRGEPITVYGRRSQTRSFCYVDDLVDALVRMMHSPADFVGPVNLGNPDECTVLELAELVREMTGNQSEITHADLPEDDPVRRRPDIALAREQLGWEPRVGLREGLARTIDYFDNLLRESTPPIKVVPG
- a CDS encoding Gfo/Idh/MocA family oxidoreductase, which codes for MKHLPAIAALAPRARAVAVVDIDREQAGTLAGRFQIQGVYTDLEEMLSKERPDVVDICTPPKTHAPIAVQCIQAGAHVLLEKPMCQTETECDQVMAAAKEHRRKVCIAHSDLFYPSFYKARKMLERGDIGKFRGMRIHLSTPVTYITSKPDHWAHKLPGGVFGESGPHVVYLTLPFINPIREVQIIGRKVLEEHPWSSYEDYRLNLIGDEATSSVSMIYDTKQWSGQIDLWGEDGTLRVDMESQALIHTRREELKLIPVGLSSLGEAAQILMSGLGTGFEMMTRRYTQTHQALLGAFVDAIVGDTESPVPGEQGKETIRVMNMITQQL